The Aspergillus flavus chromosome 2, complete sequence region CCGGTCGTCAACTGCCGTTGGCCAACCATGGCCTGAGTAGAGGATTGGTGGGAAAGCTTGCAGGTGCTTATCAGACAGTAAGTATGCCAGACCCACCGTCGGTAGATGGACGACAGTAACAATTAGGGCTTGAGAGTAAGATTACATGTCCCACTCTGAAACAACCGGCTCCCCTAACCCAATGCGGGATGATTTTCGATTTACGACCTCGCATGTTTACTTTGTTTATGAATTCTAGGTACGGTTAACTCTCCTTGATCTGCTTGTTCTGCTTGCTATTGGTGGTGTGCTTGATAGCATGGGATAGCCAAGAAGCTCGTAGGCCCCAAGGTGTTTCTACACATCCTCATCGGTGGCACAGATTCTTATCTTAAGTCTCCTTTGAGTAGGCCAATATTATCTCCGATTGACGAATTATAGCAAAGATAATGGCATTTATTAACCTATAAATCGAAATTTATTGACAAGAATTCCGTCCGGCTTACTCTCATACATTCATCAGAGCATCACCAACAAACCAGCCAACCATGGCAACACCAGATAAGCCAGTAGAATCCACCTCGAATACCAACCATTTACCTTACGTTGATAGAAGGAAATATATCAACCATTGCTGTCCCAACAGCGGCTACAGAGTTGGTACCCAGGCTATAGCTATGGTGATTGAAAAACACAAGTGCCATTCGTCCAACATGACACATACCCAACCGATTACTATACAGTTTATACTAAGTCTCCAACCAGATATAAGTCCCATTACCATCCATGATACTTTACTCCCCTATTCACAGGCAAGAGATATAATCAGTAATCAACCTAACCCCACCGAACCAATCCATATAACATGAACAAGAACACCAAAAAGCTTCCTCCCTACTACCACCAGACCAAAGCGTTCCTGACATACCAGCCAGAAGAAAGCAATGTATCACATCACACCCACCATAGGCAGCCTTGTACCCATGTTACCCTCACCGGTCTTgatttaaataatttctatgCCGTCACTGATCCATTTATTCCCCGTGTATCACAGCTTGGGCGCGTGTCTTTGGACGTGGCATACCATTGGACTCTCCTAGTATAAGCTTCCCATGTATATCGTCTgttgtcttttcttgggATGTGATATACTGTACTATGGTACTACTTAACTAAGTCTAGAGGCAGTTGGACTCTGGGCTCGTTGGGTAGATACTTGTGGCTTGGGTAGGGATGGTTGAGTGGTGCTCGGTCTTGAGTGGCGTGATGGTAGTTgttgatatatttttatctgtttattttaatttatttatttattttttttttcttctattcttttGGGAGGGAAGTCGTCTAGATGCTATGGGTGTAGAACACTGGAAGCATTGTTCTTACTCTCTCGGTTGCGCTGGCCTTGCTCTGGTATTCAAGATGTTCGTTGCCAGGCTAGTTAGTACGATCTCGATTGCATGTTCATTCATTAGGTGTATGAATCTGTCTTGTTAGTTGGTAGAAATTGCCAACTCTTGGTCCTGTAGTAACATCGCCTTCATATAAATACTCATTGGAAAATGTCATATCCAATATCTGTACGATTGCTAGGGTATCAAACAAAAAACCACAAATTCAACATCAACATAGCCAGCATTCCATAAATTTCAATCActatcctcctcctcctcctcctcctcctcctcctcctcctcctcctcctcctcctcctcctcctcctcctcatcctcatcctcatcctcactctcttcctcctcctccgttCTCCCCCGTCTCTGCGACTGTCTCCTCTGcgtctcctccccctcaacGTCCCcattctgctcctcctcttcctcccgcGGTTCAGGCACCTTAATCCCCAAACTCCTGGCCAACCTCGCCTCAAAATCCTCCCTCTGCTCCTCCGTATTCCCAACCCCATAAACCTCCCTCACCAGCCCCGCCACGCCCGCAGTCCCAACCTCCATCTTCCCCCTCGGTCCCACCATATACTCAACCAGCTCCTCGCCGCCATCCATCTCCCGCGTTCGAACCAGATACCCCTCTTTACACAGCCGCTGCAGTAACCGATCCGTCCGATCAATCGGCGTATACGTATCGGCGTTCGTCCGCGCCAGATACCGATCCAGCTTCTGCTCCGGTAAGGACCCCCCATTGAGCATGATCACGGCGATGATAAACGAGTATAACCCGGTATAGGTACTCTCCCCGGGGGCTTTCGTCGGCGGCAGAATCTCAGGACGTCGATACGCGGCCGGTAACGTACTACCCACGATCCAGGATTTGTTTGTCGAGGAGGGTTTTTCGACTTTTTGGGCCGCTAGATTTATCCATCTCAATTAGCACTCACTCCCCCAAAGCAACATAAACACCCCCCATCCTTGAGATAGAGGAGAAAAAACGCACCCCGCCGATCATGTATCGTaactctctccctccccggCAACTCCACCATCTGCATCCCAAACTTCTCCCGCAACACCTTCTGCGCCGACTCAAACACCACCTTAAATTGTCTCACCCCCTGATCGCCCAGCACCTTGGCACTAATCTCCGTCCGGCGGATCGGCTGCCGCGCATACTCGCTGGCCAGGGCGAGTCGCACCATCTTCTTGACCATCACGTCGGTGCTGCTCGGGTGGTGGGTTGCATCGTCGTCGG contains the following coding sequences:
- a CDS encoding uncharacterized protein (expressed protein), which encodes MVEWCSVLSGVMVVVDIFLSVYFNLFIYFFFLLFFWEGSRLDAMGVEHWKHCSYSLGCAGLALVFKMFVARLVSTISIACSFIRCMNLSC
- a CDS encoding MAGE family-domain-containing protein, translated to MPLIRKRRADPPPSNSEADSSGSEEDQSQGPTPQRRRTSNQNQHQTQASASDTDDDATHHPSSTDVMVKKMVRLALASEYARQPIRRTEISAKVLGDQGVRQFKVVFESAQKVLREKFGMQMVELPGRERVTIHDRRAAQKVEKPSSTNKSWIVGSTLPAAYRRPEILPPTKAPGESTYTGLYSFIIAVIMLNGGSLPEQKLDRYLARTNADTYTPIDRTDRLLQRLCKEGYLVRTREMDGGEELVEYMVGPRGKMEVGTAGVAGLVREVYGVGNTEEQREDFEARLARSLGIKVPEPREEEEEQNGDVEGEETQRRQSQRRGRTEEEEESEDEDEDEEEEEEEEEEEEEEEEEEEEEEDSD